A genomic stretch from Oleomonas cavernae includes:
- a CDS encoding DUF3616 domain-containing protein, whose protein sequence is MIAVVVASSGEQEMRKSLLLAVVMVLACAGAISDLLAAEAIAPLQPTAAIPVIGSFHGKSSEDAARDISGIACLEVAGQEKRCLVINDENRSAQFVTLAEGKLVVGNEISLIDTSAPADATGTPPADHGCTGGTKKFKDLDGEAVAAFGTDFLVVGSHGCSRKDVEFRSSSFLLIRVSVANPAHPVVTGRTYRLSDVLRQAPDIGAYFAKPLADGGLNIEGLAVAGGTLLVGLRAPSSDGKAFIVSVPPDLLFAAKAPSVMRLPLGQGAGIRDLTMLPAADGRGLVLAGPTLEQSDVPYSLFVFDPQTGASSLLATLADVTVEGQRGKAEAVTVLDMEGSQLRVLVMFDSVPNGGPLEYRMTLPKP, encoded by the coding sequence ATGATTGCAGTCGTCGTTGCATCGTCGGGGGAACAAGAGATGAGAAAATCGCTGCTTTTAGCGGTAGTGATGGTGCTGGCTTGCGCTGGGGCCATCAGCGATCTCTTGGCTGCTGAGGCAATCGCACCGCTCCAGCCGACAGCCGCGATCCCGGTCATCGGGAGTTTCCACGGCAAATCCTCGGAAGATGCGGCAAGAGACATAAGCGGTATCGCCTGTTTGGAGGTCGCCGGACAAGAAAAACGCTGTCTGGTGATCAATGACGAGAACCGCTCGGCACAGTTCGTAACCCTCGCTGAGGGGAAGCTGGTTGTCGGTAACGAAATTTCCCTGATAGACACCAGCGCACCTGCCGATGCCACGGGCACACCGCCAGCGGATCACGGCTGCACTGGCGGTACGAAGAAATTCAAGGATCTGGACGGCGAGGCCGTGGCGGCTTTCGGGACAGACTTCCTCGTCGTGGGCTCACACGGATGCAGCCGCAAGGATGTGGAATTTCGAAGCTCCTCTTTTCTCCTTATCCGGGTGTCAGTGGCAAATCCGGCTCATCCGGTAGTGACCGGGCGTACCTATCGGCTTTCCGACGTGTTGCGGCAAGCACCGGATATCGGTGCGTATTTCGCTAAGCCGTTGGCCGACGGCGGCCTGAACATAGAAGGCTTGGCCGTGGCTGGCGGCACATTGCTCGTCGGGCTGCGTGCGCCTTCGAGCGACGGCAAGGCCTTCATCGTCAGCGTGCCACCGGATCTGCTTTTCGCCGCGAAGGCGCCAAGCGTCATGCGCCTGCCGCTGGGGCAGGGGGCGGGAATTCGCGATTTGACGATGTTGCCGGCGGCGGACGGGCGGGGGTTGGTGCTCGCGGGGCCGACGCTGGAACAATCGGACGTTCCCTATTCGTTGTTTGTCTTCGATCCTCAGACTGGCGCTTCGTCACTACTGGCGACCTTGGCGGATGTAACCGTGGAGGGTCAGAGAGGCAAGGCGGAAGCTGTCACCGTCCTTGACATGGAGGGTAGTCAGCTTCGGGTGTTGGTCATGTTCGACAGTGTGCCGAACGGCGGCCCACTCGAATATCGCATGACGCTTCCCAAGCCTTGA
- a CDS encoding DUF2272 domain-containing protein: MVVTEFDQRAAAIAMAEWWFFGSPYVDGESSTLQIHTAPGSHGVPGDESKDGWRHRTWTYMKVGVYPDSDGWESQKAEPWSAAFISFVMRTAGAKSRFPYSMSHSTYVSKAVLNRLSGNTQDTIVAYRSDEIVPLVGDLMWRGRKSEDPAQVDTSGWGLDDIAAYIKAGGDSFPSHCDLVVRTDLQAKQIYLIGGNVRDRVLRTRVTTDANGLAKGAAHTVVLRNNIAE; the protein is encoded by the coding sequence ATGGTTGTTACTGAATTCGATCAACGTGCCGCCGCTATTGCGATGGCGGAGTGGTGGTTCTTTGGCAGCCCGTATGTCGATGGGGAGAGCAGCACGCTGCAAATTCACACGGCGCCCGGCAGCCATGGGGTGCCCGGAGATGAATCCAAGGACGGATGGAGGCACCGGACGTGGACCTATATGAAGGTCGGCGTCTACCCGGACAGCGATGGTTGGGAGTCCCAAAAGGCCGAGCCTTGGTCGGCTGCCTTTATCTCTTTTGTTATGCGGACGGCCGGGGCAAAGAGCCGGTTTCCTTATTCGATGAGCCACAGCACTTACGTCTCGAAGGCGGTGCTCAATCGCCTATCGGGAAACACGCAGGACACGATTGTCGCCTACCGTTCGGACGAAATCGTCCCGCTCGTCGGGGATCTCATGTGGCGGGGTCGAAAGTCCGAAGATCCCGCCCAGGTCGATACATCCGGTTGGGGGTTGGACGACATCGCTGCCTACATAAAGGCCGGCGGCGATTCCTTTCCCTCGCACTGCGACTTGGTGGTGCGCACCGATCTCCAGGCCAAGCAGATTTATTTGATCGGCGGCAATGTGCGCGATCGCGTGCTGCGCACCCGGGTCACCACTGATGCGAACGGCCTTGCGAAAGGCGCTGCCCACACGGTCGTGCTCCGAAACAATATCGCCGAATAA
- a CDS encoding phage tail tip lysozyme, with the protein MADHTLFKQKAPGVMHNLMADFELNQVQAAGVLGNIGHECNGFRNLHEIGQPEGKGGYGWAQWTGPRRKSFFAWCDKNALDWKTDFANYGYLKHELVHEYKSTISAVLKTKALGDAVAAFEKNFEKAGTPNYKSREAWGQEALDAFNAAAKD; encoded by the coding sequence ATGGCCGATCACACTCTTTTCAAACAGAAAGCACCTGGCGTCATGCACAATTTGATGGCGGATTTCGAATTGAATCAGGTTCAGGCGGCCGGCGTGCTCGGCAATATCGGACACGAGTGCAATGGCTTTCGCAATCTGCACGAGATCGGGCAGCCAGAAGGAAAAGGCGGCTATGGCTGGGCCCAATGGACAGGTCCGCGTCGCAAGAGTTTTTTTGCCTGGTGCGACAAGAACGCCTTGGACTGGAAAACCGACTTCGCCAATTACGGCTACCTGAAGCATGAACTTGTACACGAATACAAAAGTACCATTTCCGCTGTCCTGAAAACCAAAGCTTTGGGGGATGCCGTGGCAGCGTTCGAGAAAAACTTCGAAAAGGCCGGTACGCCAAACTACAAGAGCCGGGAGGCTTGGGGGCAGGAAGCGCTCGATGCGTTCAATGCCGCGGCCAAGGACTGA
- a CDS encoding alpha/beta fold hydrolase, whose protein sequence is MGESMESRHVDTGLGRLRLRLAGSGPALMFWPSLLMDGGMWQAQAAHFSDRYRVILVDSPGHGASQALTRLFSFEECARAIVEILDALGIDRAHFVGNSWGGMIGGTFAATYPARVGVAILMNCTASACGWRQKLEYFLLTRILWRAGRVPGFMVGQAVDAFIGPTSARERPQVGEAIRAAVGRANARSVYWAIRSVVPARPDQHGLMARIRTPVLVVAGEEDRTFPVAETAAMARSIPGAEFTVMKRTAHLAGLECPAEVNTLIDDFLARHHLG, encoded by the coding sequence ATGGGCGAGTCGATGGAAAGCCGACATGTCGATACCGGCCTGGGGCGCCTGCGCCTGCGTCTGGCCGGCAGCGGCCCGGCCCTGATGTTCTGGCCCAGCCTGCTGATGGACGGCGGCATGTGGCAAGCCCAGGCCGCGCATTTCAGCGACCGCTACCGCGTGATCCTGGTCGATTCGCCGGGGCACGGCGCCAGCCAGGCCCTGACCCGCCTGTTCAGTTTCGAAGAATGTGCCCGGGCGATCGTCGAGATCCTGGATGCCCTGGGCATCGACCGGGCGCACTTCGTCGGCAATTCCTGGGGCGGCATGATCGGCGGCACCTTCGCCGCGACCTATCCTGCCCGCGTCGGCGTGGCGATCCTGATGAACTGCACGGCCTCGGCCTGCGGCTGGCGCCAGAAGCTCGAGTATTTCCTGCTCACCCGCATCCTGTGGCGGGCGGGCAGGGTGCCGGGCTTCATGGTGGGCCAGGCGGTCGATGCCTTCATCGGTCCCACGTCGGCCCGCGAACGGCCGCAGGTGGGCGAGGCGATCCGTGCCGCCGTGGGCCGGGCCAATGCCCGCTCGGTCTATTGGGCGATCCGCAGCGTGGTGCCGGCGCGGCCGGACCAGCATGGCTTGATGGCGCGCATCCGCACCCCCGTGCTGGTCGTCGCGGGGGAGGAGGATCGCACCTTTCCGGTCGCCGAAACGGCCGCGATGGCCAGGTCGATCCCGGGCGCTGAATTCACGGTGATGAAACGCACCGCCCACCTGGCAGGGCTGGAATGCCCGGCCGAAGTCAACACCCTGATCGACGACTTCCTGGCGCGGCACCATTTGGGTTGA
- the cdd gene encoding cytidine deaminase, translating to MMSIRFRGGTTVPTKPKKTGISTPTVDSELFDCAKRACKNSYAPYSRFRVGAAVRAASGKIYTGTNVENIAYPLGTCAEAGAIAAARVAEGGNLVLVDVAVYAEAGDAQHVPCTPCGGCRQRILEFGKNVRVQFFGTDLCCHEVTSGDLLPFSFEFDSKAEQ from the coding sequence ATGATGTCGATCCGTTTCAGAGGAGGGACAACAGTGCCCACAAAACCGAAGAAAACTGGAATATCAACACCCACGGTCGATTCTGAATTGTTTGACTGCGCAAAACGCGCATGCAAGAATTCGTATGCACCCTACTCAAGGTTTCGCGTGGGGGCTGCGGTCCGGGCAGCTTCAGGTAAGATATATACAGGGACTAATGTGGAGAATATCGCTTATCCACTAGGGACCTGCGCTGAAGCTGGCGCCATCGCCGCAGCGCGTGTTGCTGAGGGCGGCAACCTTGTGCTTGTAGATGTGGCCGTCTACGCAGAGGCGGGAGATGCACAGCATGTGCCTTGCACGCCCTGTGGTGGTTGCCGCCAGCGCATTCTTGAGTTTGGCAAAAATGTTCGTGTGCAGTTTTTTGGTACTGACCTTTGCTGCCACGAGGTCACCTCTGGCGATTTGCTTCCATTTTCTTTTGAATTTGACAGCAAGGCAGAACAATGA
- a CDS encoding NADP-dependent isocitrate dehydrogenase, with protein MVAKIKVANPVVELDGDEMTRIIWTFIKQKLILPYLDLPIQYFDLGIEHRDATNDQVTVDSANAIKAVGVGIKCATITPDEARVEEFKLKKMWKSPNGTIRNILGGVIFREPIICTNVPRLVPGWTKPIVVGRHAFGDQYRATDFKIPGKGKLTIKFVGDDGTVIEHDVFDFPGSGVTMAMYNLDDSIRDFARASLNYGLLRKWPVYLSTKNTILKAYDGRFKDIFQEIFDAEFKAQFDAAGIVYEHRLIDDMVASALKWEGGYVWACKNYDGDVQSDTVAQGFGSLGLMTSVLMTPDGQIVEAEAAHGTVTRHYREHQKGKATSTNPIASIFAWTGGLKHRAKLDDNADLARFSQALEEVCVETVESGKMTKDLAILISKDQPWLTTEAFLDTLDVNLQTKLA; from the coding sequence ATGGTCGCGAAGATTAAGGTCGCCAATCCGGTCGTCGAGCTCGACGGCGACGAAATGACCAGGATCATCTGGACCTTCATCAAGCAGAAGCTGATCCTCCCCTACCTCGACCTGCCCATCCAGTATTTCGACCTCGGCATCGAGCATCGCGACGCCACCAACGACCAGGTGACCGTCGATTCCGCCAATGCGATCAAGGCGGTCGGCGTCGGCATCAAGTGCGCCACCATCACCCCCGACGAGGCCCGGGTCGAGGAATTCAAGCTCAAGAAGATGTGGAAGTCGCCCAACGGCACGATCCGCAACATTCTGGGCGGCGTGATCTTCCGCGAGCCGATCATCTGCACCAACGTGCCCCGCCTGGTGCCCGGCTGGACCAAGCCGATCGTGGTCGGCCGCCATGCCTTCGGCGACCAGTACCGCGCGACCGATTTCAAGATCCCCGGCAAGGGCAAGCTGACCATCAAGTTCGTGGGCGACGACGGCACCGTGATCGAGCACGACGTGTTCGATTTCCCCGGCAGCGGCGTCACCATGGCGATGTACAACCTCGACGACTCGATCAGGGACTTCGCCCGCGCCTCGCTCAACTACGGCCTGCTGCGCAAGTGGCCGGTGTACCTGTCGACCAAGAACACCATCCTCAAGGCCTATGACGGCCGCTTCAAGGATATCTTCCAGGAGATCTTCGACGCCGAATTCAAGGCGCAGTTCGACGCCGCCGGCATCGTCTACGAGCATCGCCTGATCGACGACATGGTGGCCTCGGCGTTGAAGTGGGAAGGCGGCTATGTCTGGGCCTGCAAGAACTACGACGGCGACGTGCAGTCCGACACGGTCGCCCAGGGCTTCGGCTCGCTGGGCCTGATGACCTCGGTCCTGATGACGCCGGACGGCCAGATCGTGGAAGCGGAAGCGGCCCACGGCACGGTCACCCGCCACTACCGCGAGCACCAGAAGGGCAAGGCGACCTCGACCAACCCGATCGCCTCGATCTTCGCCTGGACCGGTGGCCTGAAACACCGCGCCAAGCTGGACGACAACGCCGACCTCGCCCGCTTCTCCCAGGCCCTGGAAGAGGTCTGCGTCGAGACCGTCGAGTCGGGCAAGATGACCAAGGATCTCGCGATCCTGATCTCCAAGGACCAGCCCTGGCTGACCACCGAGGCGTTCCTGGATACGCTCGACGTCAACCTGCAGACGAAGCTGGCGTAA
- a CDS encoding LOG family protein, which produces MSPVKSLCVFCGASTPKDPRFVEAAARFGRLLAAERIELVYGGGALGLMGTIARACRDNGGRVVGIIPTFLTKLEAKLEDIAETIEVETMHQRKRLMFERSEAFVVLPGGMGTLDETVEMTTWAQLQLHTKPIVLVDYLDYWQPFLALVDHVIATGFARPATRDIYTVVPDVAAVLPALAGLTIDHSPTPMPVAE; this is translated from the coding sequence ATGTCACCGGTCAAAAGCCTTTGTGTGTTCTGTGGTGCCTCCACGCCCAAGGATCCCCGCTTCGTCGAGGCGGCCGCCCGGTTCGGCCGCCTGCTCGCCGCCGAGAGGATCGAACTGGTCTATGGCGGCGGCGCCCTGGGGTTGATGGGCACCATTGCCCGGGCCTGCCGCGACAACGGCGGCCGCGTGGTGGGCATCATCCCCACCTTCCTGACCAAGCTGGAAGCCAAGCTGGAAGACATCGCCGAGACCATCGAGGTCGAGACCATGCACCAGCGCAAGCGCCTGATGTTCGAACGTTCGGAAGCCTTCGTCGTCCTGCCGGGCGGCATGGGCACCCTGGACGAGACGGTGGAAATGACCACCTGGGCCCAGCTCCAGCTCCACACCAAGCCGATCGTGCTGGTCGACTACCTCGATTATTGGCAGCCCTTCCTGGCCCTGGTCGACCATGTCATCGCCACCGGCTTTGCCCGGCCTGCGACCCGCGACATCTACACCGTGGTGCCCGATGTCGCCGCCGTCCTGCCGGCGCTGGCGGGCCTCACCATCGATCACAGCCCCACGCCCATGCCGGTCGCGGAATAA
- a CDS encoding c-type cytochrome, with protein sequence MALRQLHGPRFALALGLVAGLAGIALAATPDELYEKREAGMKANGAALKALAAAAKAGTITPEDVAKAQGLVDVANTLPELFTEGSITPKSRALPEIWSNKAGWDEKLTAFQAAADTVLASAKSGDPAALGVAVDKAGEACGACHKIFRGPEK encoded by the coding sequence ATGGCTTTGCGTCAGCTTCACGGCCCGCGTTTCGCCCTCGCACTGGGCCTGGTGGCCGGCCTGGCCGGTATCGCGCTCGCGGCGACCCCCGACGAGTTGTATGAAAAGCGCGAGGCCGGCATGAAGGCAAACGGCGCTGCCTTGAAGGCGCTGGCCGCGGCGGCCAAGGCCGGCACCATCACGCCCGAGGATGTTGCCAAGGCGCAGGGCCTGGTCGATGTCGCCAATACCCTCCCCGAACTCTTCACCGAAGGCTCGATTACGCCCAAGAGCCGGGCCTTGCCAGAGATCTGGAGCAACAAGGCCGGCTGGGACGAGAAGCTGACCGCCTTCCAGGCCGCCGCCGACACCGTGCTGGCCTCGGCCAAATCCGGCGACCCCGCCGCCCTGGGTGTCGCGGTCGACAAGGCCGGCGAGGCCTGCGGCGCCTGCCACAAGATCTTCCGCGGGCCCGAGAAGTAA
- a CDS encoding c-type cytochrome, with amino-acid sequence MLLQRIIRALALAFIAVAGQPAIADEAQVARGAYLVRAGGCMACHTVPKGGQPFAGGRGMATPFGTFYTPNITPDPDTGIGKWSDADFLRALREGVSPAGEHYFPVFPYTSYTGMTRADALAIKAYLFSLAPVAAPRKAHEVAFPFSWRALQAGWKQMFFRPGEFRPRPGQGEQVNRGAYLVRALGHCGECHTPRSPLGGALIGLNLAGTADGPDGEKVPNITPDRDTGIGTWSAEDIAEVLASGTMPDFDNVQGSMAEVVDDGTSHLTDEDRLAIATYLLSLPPVRHGNPVSN; translated from the coding sequence ATGCTGCTCCAGCGCATCATCCGGGCCCTGGCATTGGCCTTTATCGCCGTCGCCGGCCAGCCCGCCATCGCCGACGAAGCGCAGGTCGCCCGCGGCGCCTATCTGGTGCGGGCGGGTGGCTGCATGGCCTGCCACACGGTGCCCAAGGGCGGCCAGCCCTTTGCCGGCGGGCGGGGCATGGCGACGCCCTTCGGCACCTTCTATACCCCCAACATCACGCCCGACCCCGACACCGGCATCGGCAAGTGGTCGGACGCGGATTTCCTGCGCGCGCTGCGCGAGGGCGTCTCGCCCGCGGGCGAGCATTATTTCCCGGTCTTTCCCTACACCTCCTATACCGGCATGACCCGGGCGGACGCTCTGGCGATCAAGGCCTATCTGTTCTCGCTCGCCCCAGTCGCCGCCCCGCGCAAGGCCCACGAGGTGGCCTTTCCCTTCTCGTGGCGCGCCTTGCAGGCGGGCTGGAAGCAGATGTTCTTCCGCCCCGGCGAGTTCAGGCCCCGGCCCGGTCAAGGGGAGCAGGTCAACCGCGGCGCCTATCTGGTGCGGGCACTGGGCCATTGCGGCGAATGCCACACCCCGCGCAGCCCCCTGGGCGGGGCCTTGATCGGCCTCAACCTAGCCGGGACGGCGGATGGCCCGGACGGCGAGAAAGTGCCCAACATCACGCCCGACCGCGACACCGGCATCGGCACCTGGTCGGCCGAGGACATCGCGGAGGTGCTGGCCAGCGGGACCATGCCCGATTTCGACAATGTCCAGGGCTCGATGGCGGAGGTGGTCGACGACGGCACCAGCCACCTGACCGACGAAGACCGTCTTGCAATTGCAACCTATCTTCTCAGCCTGCCCCCGGTAAGGCATGGTAATCCCGTCAGTAACTGA
- a CDS encoding LysM peptidoglycan-binding domain-containing protein: MAAVLEQQRGKRVAVGGGIALAVALLLGLLWHFSAADKAPPAPGPQAADAGAAPPATRGVDVPPAAAAPPAAAAPPPAGAAPGDAAAPALVPPTFDVARIAADGTAVMAGRAPAQAQVEIRGNGTPLGTSASGADGSWAMMIDKPLPEGTLELSLEAKLPDGRSVRSDQVVLVDVPSRAKPPATAGTGEPPVAVLTNRDQAGAAEPSKILQGPGGTPASAPLPTGSAPTLDLVEYGADGAPILAGRAQPGATIRIYLGERLIAQTTAGPDGRWRVTPDVAVDPGRYALRLDEIGADGKVIARRELPFERATPEAVASAGIVTAQTTSFTVQPGNSLWRIARNELGTGTRYIDLYRANEGQIKDPDLIYPGQVLALPR, translated from the coding sequence ATGGCGGCGGTTCTGGAACAGCAGCGGGGAAAACGTGTCGCCGTCGGCGGGGGCATCGCCCTGGCCGTCGCCCTTCTCCTGGGCCTGCTGTGGCATTTTTCGGCCGCCGACAAGGCGCCGCCCGCGCCCGGCCCGCAGGCGGCCGATGCCGGGGCGGCCCCGCCCGCGACCCGCGGCGTCGACGTGCCGCCCGCCGCCGCCGCGCCGCCCGCGGCAGCCGCCCCCCCGCCCGCGGGAGCGGCGCCCGGCGATGCCGCCGCGCCGGCCCTGGTGCCGCCCACCTTCGACGTCGCCCGCATCGCCGCCGACGGCACCGCCGTGATGGCCGGCCGGGCGCCTGCCCAGGCCCAGGTCGAGATCCGGGGCAACGGCACCCCCCTGGGCACGTCGGCCAGCGGGGCCGACGGCTCCTGGGCCATGATGATCGACAAGCCGCTGCCCGAGGGCACGCTCGAACTCTCGCTCGAAGCCAAGCTGCCCGACGGCCGCTCGGTCCGCTCCGACCAGGTGGTGCTGGTCGACGTGCCGTCGCGGGCCAAGCCGCCGGCGACGGCCGGCACGGGCGAGCCTCCCGTTGCCGTGCTCACCAACCGCGACCAGGCCGGCGCGGCCGAACCCTCGAAGATTCTCCAGGGGCCGGGCGGCACGCCGGCGAGCGCGCCGCTGCCCACCGGCAGCGCGCCCACCCTGGACCTGGTCGAATACGGCGCCGACGGTGCCCCGATCCTGGCCGGCCGGGCCCAGCCCGGCGCCACCATCCGCATCTACCTGGGCGAGCGCCTGATCGCGCAGACCACGGCGGGCCCCGACGGCCGATGGCGCGTAACCCCCGACGTAGCCGTCGACCCCGGCCGCTACGCCCTGCGTCTCGACGAGATCGGCGCCGACGGCAAGGTCATCGCCCGCCGCGAACTGCCCTTCGAACGGGCCACGCCGGAAGCGGTCGCCAGCGCCGGCATCGTCACCGCCCAAACAACCAGCTTCACCGTCCAGCCCGGCAACAGCCTGTGGCGCATCGCCCGCAACGAGCTGGGGACGGGGACGCGGTACATCGACCTCTACCGGGCGAACGAAGGCCAGATCAAGGACCCGGACCTGATCTATCCGGGGCAGGTGCTGGCGTTGCCGCGGTAA
- a CDS encoding cupin domain-containing protein, protein MLVAKDRVEVRMEIPGAVIRQRMDFGDASGYGRISAEYFTLAAGVDTTPLFQGLEGDLCQCPHWGFVLRGRLTTTDADGRQETASANDLFYWPPGHNVKVDADAEIIMFSPQHEHRHVIDHMIEKTKA, encoded by the coding sequence ATGCTGGTAGCGAAAGACCGTGTGGAGGTGAGGATGGAAATTCCCGGCGCCGTGATCCGTCAGCGCATGGATTTCGGCGACGCGAGCGGATACGGCCGGATCAGCGCGGAGTATTTCACGCTGGCCGCGGGCGTCGATACCACGCCCCTGTTCCAGGGGCTGGAGGGCGATCTGTGCCAGTGCCCGCACTGGGGCTTCGTCTTGCGCGGCCGGCTTACCACCACCGACGCGGACGGCAGGCAGGAGACGGCCAGCGCGAACGATCTGTTCTACTGGCCGCCTGGGCACAACGTGAAGGTCGACGCCGATGCCGAGATCATCATGTTCAGCCCCCAGCACGAGCATCGCCACGTCATCGACCACATGATCGAGAAGACGAAGGCCTGA
- a CDS encoding acyl-CoA dehydrogenase family protein, whose product MSQAVQVSTIIAATVPTPAERVQPLLPVLAGRAAAIDEGDTFVTENYALLKEAGLIEAGVPAELGGGGATVAELAEMLRLLAHGCSSTALAFSMHTHQVAIPAWRWQHQKAAAVEPLLKRVAGERIILLSSGGSDWIGGSGEARKVEGGYRVSARKVFTSGAAAGDLLMTGAVVRGEAGDSVIHFALPMKAPEVRVLDTWRTLGMRGTGSNDVVVEDFFVPDAGVALTRKAGEWHPLFQTISTIAFPLIYAVYLGVAERAREVAIEIAKAKPATEDMLALAGRMDTALRAAQLAHGWMLRVVERNAPSADTVNEVMIGRTLVAQHAIEAVDLALELAGGAGFYRARGLERLFRDIQGARFHPLQAGPQARYAGAMALGQPVARIF is encoded by the coding sequence ATGAGCCAGGCCGTACAGGTTTCAACAATCATCGCCGCCACGGTGCCGACCCCGGCCGAACGGGTGCAGCCATTGCTGCCGGTCCTGGCAGGCCGGGCGGCCGCCATCGACGAGGGCGACACTTTCGTGACCGAGAACTACGCCCTGTTGAAGGAGGCGGGCCTGATCGAGGCCGGCGTGCCGGCCGAACTGGGCGGCGGCGGGGCCACCGTGGCCGAACTGGCGGAAATGCTGCGCCTGCTGGCCCACGGCTGCAGTTCGACGGCCCTGGCCTTTTCGATGCACACCCATCAGGTGGCGATCCCGGCCTGGCGCTGGCAACACCAGAAGGCGGCGGCGGTCGAGCCCTTGCTCAAGCGCGTGGCGGGCGAGCGGATCATCCTTCTGTCCAGCGGCGGCTCGGACTGGATCGGCGGTTCGGGCGAGGCCCGCAAGGTCGAGGGCGGTTACCGCGTCTCGGCACGGAAGGTCTTCACCTCCGGCGCCGCGGCCGGCGACCTCTTGATGACCGGTGCCGTGGTGCGCGGCGAGGCGGGCGACTCCGTCATCCATTTCGCCCTGCCCATGAAGGCGCCCGAGGTGCGGGTGCTCGACACCTGGCGGACGCTGGGCATGCGCGGCACCGGCTCCAACGACGTGGTGGTCGAGGATTTCTTCGTGCCCGACGCGGGCGTCGCCCTGACCCGCAAGGCCGGCGAATGGCATCCGCTGTTCCAGACCATCTCGACCATCGCCTTCCCGCTGATCTATGCCGTGTACTTAGGCGTCGCGGAACGCGCCCGCGAGGTCGCGATCGAGATCGCCAAGGCGAAGCCGGCGACGGAAGACATGCTCGCCCTGGCGGGCCGGATGGATACCGCCCTGCGCGCCGCCCAGCTTGCCCATGGCTGGATGCTGCGCGTGGTGGAGCGCAACGCCCCCTCGGCGGATACGGTGAACGAGGTCATGATCGGCCGCACCCTGGTGGCCCAGCATGCGATCGAGGCCGTCGACCTGGCGCTGGAACTGGCGGGTGGCGCCGGCTTCTACCGTGCCCGCGGGCTCGAGCGGCTGTTCCGGGATATCCAGGGCGCCCGCTTCCACCCGTTGCAGGCCGGGCCCCAGGCCCGCTATGCCGGCGCCATGGCCCTGGGCCAGCCGGTCGCCCGGATATTCTGA
- a CDS encoding winged helix-turn-helix transcriptional regulator, with amino-acid sequence MIADTIPVASAGVQFTNCTGGVFHPRFARMLSAGVVTGVTMDGEGGYGQFCPVAMASEILCSRWTVLVVRELLCGTTRFNDLRRGVPRMSPTLLSKRLKELERAGVIAAVPNAKGVAEYRLTPAGEDLRPIVLGMGFWGQRWVESQLSLKNLDPSLLMWDMRRNLNPQPLPPRRCTIQFQYPELPQAKRNWWLVVDDGKVDLCGFDPGFDVDLLVTSSLRIMTAIWMGIAVARREIEDGRLELDGDPAIAGAMQRWLGLSTFAAEPRRVP; translated from the coding sequence ATGATCGCCGATACAATCCCCGTCGCATCGGCCGGGGTCCAGTTCACGAACTGTACTGGCGGCGTGTTCCACCCCCGCTTTGCGCGTATGCTGTCCGCCGGCGTGGTGACGGGGGTGACGATGGACGGCGAAGGCGGCTACGGCCAGTTCTGCCCGGTGGCGATGGCATCGGAAATCCTGTGCTCGCGCTGGACGGTGCTGGTGGTGCGCGAGCTTCTGTGCGGCACCACCCGATTCAACGACCTGCGGCGCGGCGTGCCGCGCATGTCGCCGACGTTGCTGTCGAAGCGGCTGAAGGAATTGGAGCGGGCGGGGGTCATCGCCGCGGTGCCCAATGCCAAGGGGGTTGCCGAATATCGCCTGACGCCGGCGGGGGAGGATTTGCGGCCCATCGTCCTGGGCATGGGCTTCTGGGGGCAGCGATGGGTGGAATCCCAGCTTTCGCTGAAGAATCTCGATCCCTCGCTGCTGATGTGGGACATGCGCCGCAACCTCAATCCCCAGCCGTTGCCGCCCCGGCGCTGTACGATTCAGTTTCAGTACCCGGAATTGCCCCAGGCCAAGCGGAATTGGTGGCTGGTGGTCGACGACGGCAAGGTCGACCTGTGCGGTTTCGATCCGGGTTTCGACGTCGACCTGCTGGTGACCAGTTCCTTGCGGATCATGACCGCGATCTGGATGGGGATCGCCGTCGCCCGGCGCGAGATCGAGGATGGCCGGCTGGAATTGGATGGCGATCCGGCGATCGCGGGCGCCATGCAGCGCTGGCTGGGCCTCAGCACCTTCGCCGCCGAACCGCGCCGGGTTCCATAG